In one window of Gadus chalcogrammus isolate NIFS_2021 chromosome 12, NIFS_Gcha_1.0, whole genome shotgun sequence DNA:
- the LOC130392805 gene encoding uncharacterized protein LOC130392805: protein MAGSPLNHSWPSFSKNWMKRWSFKRGSECKPGSDPCGAVDGPLSAQPSSPSDAGTGSASSLSPASIAEDAYFPRPNSEDQEDSCSVISDYDFPDADQGSSGEDLQGLSSSLRGSEYFKDLQGGVPPSVSTATASPRSQPQDLQRLRQSSPVVGSAGTPEWDLTFGGPSGTPPGLQNSLVVTRISPVPGLSPPGSAPDTRPLEAPVVGLSLTIRLDQLLTAMDPERPTTAAVSWDLVGAGGMGGEGGLV, encoded by the exons ATGGCGGGCTCGCCTCTCAACCACTCCTGGCCTTCCTTCTCTAAGAACTGGATGAAAAGATGGTCCTTCAAGAGAG GTTCAGAGTGCAAGCCAGGCAGTGATCCCTGCGGCGCGGTCGACGGCCCTCTGAGTGCTCAGCCTTCCAGCCCCAGCGATGCTGGAACGGGGTCCGCCTCTTCCCTGTCCCCGGCCTCCATCGCAGAGGACGCCTACTTCCCACGCCCAAACTCCGAGGACCAG GAGGACTCCTGCTCTGTGATCAGCGACTACGACTTCCCCGACGCCGACCAGGGCAGCAGTGGCGAGGACCTGCAGGGCCTGAGCTCATCTCTCCGAGGCTCCGAGTACTTCAAGGACCTCCAGGGTGGGGTGCCACCTTCGGTGTCCACGGCAACCGCATCGCCGCGGAGCCAACCGCAGGACCTTCAGCGGCTCCGCCAGAGCAGTCCGGTCGTCGGCTCCGCGGGGACCCCTGAGTGGGACCTGACCTTCGGGGGCCCCAGCGGAACCCCGCCGGGGTTGCAGAACAGCCTGGTGGTCACCCGGATCTCCCCCGTCCCGGGGCTGTCGCCGCCGGGCAGCGCCCCCGACACCCGTCCCCTTGAGGCCCCCGTCGTGGGGCTCAGTTTGACGATACGTTTGGATCAACTTTTGACGGCGATGGATCCGGAGAGACCCACGACCGCGGCGGTGTCTTGGGACCTGGTGGGAGCGGGGGgtatggggggagaggggggtctggtg